In Lactuca sativa cultivar Salinas chromosome 5, Lsat_Salinas_v11, whole genome shotgun sequence, the DNA window aaaaaaaaaaaactcttaggAACAAGGCATAAGTGGATGATTCTAAAAAAAAATGACGCATactattatagcacatgaaaatATGATTGGTAACTCAATATTTAACAATATATCAATTTAACTTTACTATTGGTGTCGAGAAGAATATATACTCCTTCGATATACGTTgatgtaatttttttaatatcCAATAGAAGAAACTATACATCGAAAAGAAAATAATTGCCGCATACCACACTGCACGAGGTACCCCAATAGTAGACCTGACAaatgtgtcgtgtcgtgtcgggttcgtgtcgtgtcaaGACATTAAACGGGTTGAGAGTGCTTGACCCTAACTTggcccgtttaattatcgtgtcgtgtcaacccgtttattttcgtgtcagATTTCGGGTTAAGGTTTAAACCTTATAAATATGTTGTGTCATGTCGGCTTGAAACATTCTAAAGGTTGAAAAGAAAGAGTCATggaggaaaaaaaatgaaaaagtgaAATGCTGGAGTTGGGAGGTGGAACGCACAAAAAAATTATACTCCCCCATCCCATATTTATTGTCCATTTttacttttgaagtttttatttttctactttcatcttaaatatttttatttgtgttataaattacttgataaaacttataacaatgaaaaaacatttaaaacacaattcattcatatattttgcattaagtgttatatatcaataacaaaaatatttaaggtcaaatttGAACAATAAAGACTTCCAAAGTCAAAATTGGGCAATAAATATGGACGGAGGTAGTAGTAAGTTTAGTAAGCAAAATGGAAAGAGTTAGAGTTAGGAAGCAAATGAGATAGATAGTGAGGAGTACAATTAAGTCAGTTTGAAATTTTGAACTTTACTTTTTAGTTCTTGAATTTGGGGCACTACAAATATAtaatattgaaaatatttataaaaatatgatatctttactatattattaaagatattgcgcatttcttgaaaattaagaggtatACATTTTATAGCACCATGTATAATCTATTAAGCTTACAGTATATACATATACACGCACGTATCATTTTAATGTATGGTCGTAGCTTCTCTTGGAAAACCCTAATACCCTCTATCAGCCATCGTTTCTTCCAAAAGCTTCTTCCAAATCTATTTCGTCTACCTCCTAACTTTCTTCAATTTCTGATAGGCTTCCATTACCACCACCCTCCTATAGTCGTCGCTAACGCCACCCTGACGACGTTGTCGTTACCTTCAGTCGTCGTCTGCAGCCCCGCTTCTACCTAGAAACTGTAACTCTATCTCGCTGCCACCATCAGACACTATTAACTGCAAGCCCTAACCTTAGAGTGTCCTATCCATCACTAATTCTATGGCTTTCGTCGTGTTCATCTTCGCCTTACTTCTCAAAGTCTCCACCGCCCTTTCCAGTCAGGACATAAACCATCTATTCTCTACCGTCCTCATTTTTGGCGATTCCACTGCAGATTCTGGCAACAACAATTACATAAATACCCCATTGAAAGCCGACCATCCCCCATACGGGGAAGACTTTCCTGGAAAAATCCCCACCGGCCGATTTTCAAACGGAAAACTGGTGTCAGACTTTTGGGCGTCTCTGCTAGGAATAAAACAAACCGTTCCTCCGTTCCTACAGCTTAATATCTCCGATTTTGATATCCGCACCGGAGTGAACTTCACTTTTGTCGGATCGGGCTACAATGACATGACGGCTCAGATTTCACAGGTGATTACTGTGACGAAGCAATTATATTGCTTTAAGGAGTATATAAAGAGATTGAAGAAAGTTGTGGGGATCAAAGTTGAGGGGGCGTTGGTGTCAATTAGTGTCGGAACAAATGATTTCATGATTAGCTACTACGATCTGCCTTCTAGAGGAGACGATTTCTCCATGGACGATTACCAGGATTATATATTGAAGAAGCTTCAGAATTTCGTCAatgtaactctctctctctctctctctcccctatCTCTCTCTATGTCTTTATTTAAATAGTTTGTTTGATTTTGTGGTGGTGGTTGATAGGAGTTGTACAAGCACGGATGTCAAACAATGGTGGTTTCAGGGCTACCTCTGATGGAGAGGTGCTACTTTCTCTCACTAGctttaaaaataattattatgatGATGATATTAATCTCTTTCCATATGATATTTTGATAGGTCGACTAGATTTGGGTAACTATGAATGCTTCTTAGACGTGAGGCTTACTAGAGATAACAACATAACCACTGGAAAGATCTATCAGGTACCATTACCATTTACCAAAATTTGTGTTGTATTATTTCTACACTCTAAAGTAGTGATTAGTGCCAGATTCTTTCAGTAATTTGTTCTCATTTTGCCAGTCTATTCTTCTACTAGGTCAGAAAAATAAACTCACCTTCAGTTGGACATTGAATCAGAGGTAGCCCTGAAACCACCATTGTTTGACATCCGTGCTTGTACAACTCCTATCAACCACCACCACAAAATCAAACAAACTGTTTAAATAAAGACATAGAGAGAGataggggggagagagagagagagagttacatTGACGAAATTCTGAAGCTTCTTCAATATATAATCCTGGTAATCGTCCATGGAGAAATCGTCTCTTCTAGAAGGCAGATCGTAGTAGCTAATCATGAAATCATTTGTTCCGACACTAATTGACACCAACGCCCCCTCAACTTTGATCCCCACAACTTTCTTCAATCTCTTTATATACTCCTTAAAGCAATACAATTGCTTCGTCACAGTAATCACCTATGAAATCTGAGCCGTCATGTCATTGTAGCCCGATCCGACAGAAGTGAAGTTCACTCCGGTGCGGATATCAAAATCGGAGATATTAAGCTGTAGGAACGGAGGAACGGTTTGTTTTATTCCTAGCAGAGACGCCCAAAAGTCCGACACCAGTTTTCCGTTTGAAAACCGGCCGGTGGGGATTTTTCCAGGAAAGTCTTCCCCGTATGGGGGATGGTCGGCTTTCAATGGGGGTATTTATGTAATTGTTGTTGCCAGAATCTGCAGTGGAGTCGCCAAAAATGAGGACGGTAGAGAATAGATGGGTTATGTTCTGACTGGAAAGGGCGGTGGAGACTTTGAGAAGTAAGGTGAAGATGAACACGACGAAAGCCATAGAATTAGTGATGGATAGGACACTCTAAGGTTAGGGCTTGCAGTTAATAGTGTCTGATGGTGGCAGCGAGATAGAGTTACAGTTTCTAGGTAGAAGCGGGGCTGCAGACGACGACTGAAGGTAACGACAACGTCGTCAGGGTAGCGATAGCGACGACTATAGGAGGGTGGTGGTAATGGAAGCCTATCAGAAATTGAAGAAAGTTAGGAGGTAGACGAAATAGATTTGGAAGAAGCTTTTGGAAGAAACAATGGCTGATAGAGGGTATTAGGGTTTTCCAAGAGAAGCTACGACCATACATTAAAATGATACGTGCGTGTATATGTATATACTGTAAGCTTAATAGATTGTACATGGTGCTATAAAATGTATATctcttaattttcaagaaataggcaatatccttaataatatatatatatatatatatatatatatatatatatatatatatatatatatatatatatatatatatatatatatatatatatatatatatatatatatatatatatttacgacTTCACAATAAAATCACAAAAAATGGTCCAACATAATGGAATGTGTGTAGCTCAATGTGGAGGAGACTATGCTTTTTGGCACTTCTTATTTActctattaatttatttatatttatatttaattaaacctaaaatatttttattttattttaaccgcaaattttttttgaaaaccacGATGGTCAACACTCAACAACCCTTCACCGACCCGGTGAGTGAATTATAAAAATGATGCTTTACAGCTTTAGCTCTTCATCAACCTTTAATTTAGTACTTCAACTTCTGCATAAAtgattttcatttttttgttcATAAAAATAAGGCTTCCATGATCAATTGAATAAATATATTTAGTGAGTaccatttaaataataaaattactaATATAAATATTTGGTAATTCCCATAGGAAAAACATAATTACCTGTTACAAGAATCTACAACTTCTAAGTGGTATTTTATTTTCaagactaggtgtgagacccatgtattacatgagtttatttaaaataaattaaatataaaattttaacaatttgaaaacattaaatttataagaaaaataagaaattttttgaattattaaaattaatgagactttaatgcattagatacattacatatataaaccattttctaataaataccttacatatatattaccttatatattaaatgtggattttaatttaataaaataaaaaatacaataaaatgacaagtggaaaatagaaaaatttaaaatttctagaaaatgccatgtgtccaaatgaatgaaaagaggacatgtggcaaagtcattttcatttattatggtAGATTTGATTGAaatcaaatttgattttgttCAAATCGAAAGAGGTATAAATAGAGattaagaaagaaaataattttgggGCACCCAGAGCGAGTCATATCATTCTCATGTTAATTACAGAAATCTTAAAGCTTAATTTAACCTCCAACACAAAACACATATCATAACAAATTCACTATTCAACGTAATTACAAAagatttgtttatttgtttattattgtttttttaagGGAATGGGTGGGTCGGGGGAATTTTGTAATTAGATTTCCGAGGTTCTTAAATGAGATTACAAAGTTGAATGAGATGAAAAAAATATTAGTAAAACTATGATTTTACATAAAGTTAATTATTGAATtgttaaattaaaattttgaagaCAAAGACTACATGTACTATGTTTGTGATTGGTCGGAGGGAAACACGTATGTATGGACTTTACAGAGGTATCCCTTCTCATGAgctagagggttggaggtttcaCGGAAGGACAAACTGCTACTGGAAAAGTCTCCAAACATGAGAAATCGTAGTATATGGAAAATCAACACTGTTCATAcaatttgcatttgatacgtttggttttcTTCGCACCCGATGCGGTGAAACTTCTTAGTAGAATATAACAAATCATGCATATCAAtcttatatcccctagatctatgAATACaatttttaaaagaattagtttaCCATACAAAAAAGTTTAGCGGCGCAACTTATTGCCTATTTGTCATCACTCGTTGTTGTACGATTCTCTGCAAGTGgtataacttttatatatatcaaaacaacaattttttttattttttatattaaattagATGTTTTGTAACTAAAAAATCAGCAAAAATCTAAAATGGCGATGAGTAATAAAACTTATTCTGAAGTGACCAAAACTAGAGAGCAGTAAATAGTTAAGGGACGGTTTCTGTAATTATGTGTTGGTCAAAGTATAAAGTCAATCCAGAGGGGGAAGAAAGAGGACAGAAGCGGCCGGTGGGGATAGAAGGCGTGTGGGGGCGGAACGACCAGCGTGCCTTTCCCTTTACATTTCTGCAAAAACCTTGCAACTCAACCTTTTTATATGAAATTCGATCCTCGATTTGGTCAAATTTGACGCATCACCAATTCAATTCAATTAATTTCACCCTAAATTGACCCTTTCGGTTCATCGATTCCTCGATTTGTTGAACTACTAGCTCCGACGATTTGTTAAATTTGTAGCTTCCTAGATTTTATTCAATGGTGGTGGTTTCGAGTGGCTTCGCTAACTCTGTTATTCTTACTAATTCCGATTCCAAAAGCATGATAACCAGTCttatttcttcttcttcatcatcatctcgTTCGTTCATTCATTGTAAtccgtcttcttcttctttggcgTATGTTCCATCTCAGCTTCGTATAGACTTTGGTGTTAGGAAATCGATTTCCGATAGGGGATCAGCTCGTGTAAACCCTAGATGCAAGGTAGTGTCGGAGCGAACCACCGATGTTGAATCTCCGTCGTCAGTGAAATCATCAAGTCGTTCTGCTCTTGAGGCTCTCAAGATCTCTGCCGGAGACAGTAAGTATTCAATTCTGATTGTTGTTGTCTTTTGTGTGTTAAAGTTATTTATATCTGGCTCAAATTGTATTAGGTATTTTCTAATGTTGATTAAGCATCTCAAGTGCTGTCCATTTTCTAGCTATATGGTGCTTACTCTAATGTATGGAAAGGCCATGGTGTTTATGTTATCATGACCATGTATGTGTTTTGCCTCACTCTGTAGGATATACAAAGGAAAGAAGCAGTGTTATGGTGATCGGACTTACTTTTCATACAGCACCAGTTGATATCCGTGAGAAGC includes these proteins:
- the LOC111913297 gene encoding GDSL esterase/lipase At1g06990 yields the protein MAFVVFIFALLLKVSTALSSQDINHLFSTVLIFGDSTADSGNNNYINTPLKADHPPYGEDFPGKIPTGRFSNGKLVSDFWASLLGIKQTVPPFLQLNISDFDIRTGVNFTFVGSGYNDMTAQISQVITVTKQLYCFKEYIKRLKKVVGIKVEGALVSISVGTNDFMISYYDLPSRGDDFSMDDYQDYILKKLQNFVNELYKHGCQTMVVSGLPLMERSTRFG